GATGCGGCATCCACCGACGCGCGGACCACTCCGGTCTCGGGGAGCCCCAGCATCGCGAAGCAGACGAGAGCACCGATGAGGGCGCCGATCGCCGCGGTGAGCAGCGACACCCACGTGGAGTTCCAGAACGTGGCCGTGATCACCGGGTCGACGAGCGCCGTGACGTTGTCCCACGTGAAGGCGCCGGAGCCATCCTGGAAGCCCGTGACGATGGCGAGGATCGTCGGCAGGAGGAGGAACAGCGCGAGATAGGCGAGGAACGGCACGAGGCCGAGCCAGGCCCACCCCATGCGCCGCGAGCGGGCGAGCGGGGGGCCCGTGACCGGACCCCCCGCAGGTGCGACGGTGGTCACTGGACCGCGGCCGCCCATTCCTTGCCCAGCAGCGTGCCGGCCTTCGTCGACTGGTCCTCGGTCGGAACGACCGTGTCGGCGGGCGCCTTCGGTAGCTTGGCGGCGAGGTCGGCGTCGATCGTGCCGGCCTTCGTCATCGCCTCCATGCGGACGGGACGTGCGCCGCCCTTCAGCCAGAGGTTCTGCACCTCGTCGCTGTAGAGGAACTCCTGCCACAGACGTGCGGCGGCAGGATGCGGGGCGTCGGCGTTGATGGCCTGGTTGTAGTAGCCCGCGTATCCGACGCCGTCGAAGACGACCGTCTTCCACGTGGGGACGTCGGCGGAGTGCGCGGCGTTGAGGTAGTCCCAGTCGAAGACGACCGGCGTCTCACCGCTCGCGACGGTCGCGCTCGTGACGTCGAGCTTCAGCATGTTGCCGGCCTTGTCGAGCTTCGAGAAGAAGTCGATGCCCGGCTGGAAGTCGTCGAGCTTCCCACCCGACTGCACCGTCGCCAGGCCCACGGCTGCGAAGGCGGCGCCGGCCTGCGTCGGGTCGCCGTTGATGGCGACCGAGCCGCGGTACTTCTCACCGAGCAGGTCGGTCAGCTGCGTGGGGGCGTCGAACTTGGCCGAGTCGTAGCCGACCGACATGTACCCGCCGTAGTCGCCGACGAAGAGCCCCGTCGGCTCCTTGAGCTCGGCGGGGATGTCGTCCCACGTCTGCACCTTGTAGGGGGCGAAGCGGTCGGTGTTCTGCAGGGCCACGGTCAGGCCGAGGTCGAACACGTCGGGAGCGGTGTCGAGGCCCTCGTTCGTCTTGGCCGCGGTGATCTCTTCCGCGCTCGAGAAGTCGGGCGACTGCTCGTTGATGGCGATCTCGGGGTAGCGCTTGGCGAACAGGTCGAGGATCTCGCCGTAGTTCGCCCAGTCGCGGGGGAGGGCGATGACGTT
This DNA window, taken from Microbacterium sp. MM2322, encodes the following:
- a CDS encoding ABC transporter substrate-binding protein, coding for MSRMSRRRAAVLAITTIAALSLAGCAGATGAENASGEKSPAATAKDVTDAGGFAKLEEAAKAEGALNVIALPRDWANYGEILDLFAKRYPEIAINEQSPDFSSAEEITAAKTNEGLDTAPDVFDLGLTVALQNTDRFAPYKVQTWDDIPAELKEPTGLFVGDYGGYMSVGYDSAKFDAPTQLTDLLGEKYRGSVAINGDPTQAGAAFAAVGLATVQSGGKLDDFQPGIDFFSKLDKAGNMLKLDVTSATVASGETPVVFDWDYLNAAHSADVPTWKTVVFDGVGYAGYYNQAINADAPHPAAARLWQEFLYSDEVQNLWLKGGARPVRMEAMTKAGTIDADLAAKLPKAPADTVVPTEDQSTKAGTLLGKEWAAAVQ